A single window of Salvia splendens isolate huo1 chromosome 6, SspV2, whole genome shotgun sequence DNA harbors:
- the LOC121807525 gene encoding uncharacterized protein LOC121807525, protein MLALKDLVVNKWKSDNGFRGGYLARIEEIIKLECPNSDIKATPHICSKLQQWKKNYSSLVNMLNRSGVGFNYKGDHKIDCDNDQWEQIVRLDNNARYMRFKSWPLFDEWKEIFGKDRAMGSSGRDLQELYHGVRSHLNVGNGSQEAEFEASADGHSGTNTDNTTNSQGIPVNTMGSGEIPDQSTGDSDTGTQLPAQSNGDTGKKCPKKTGNKRKLVDRADALLELLAKGQDETNARLDKLAGRIGFEFDASKARKKVFGMLGNIQGITLGQQIDAAEFILSKVKHLDLFNSLPEAFHHTYVLRALEKIHR, encoded by the exons ATGTTAGCACTAAAAGACCTTGTTGTAAACAAGTGGAAATCAGATAACGGCTTTCGTGGTGGGTATCTAGCTCGGATTGAGGAAATCATCAAGCTTGAATGCCCGAACAGTGACATTAAGGCAACCCCCCATATCTGCTCCAAGCTCCAGCAAtggaaaaaaaactactcctcTCTGGTTAACATGCTCAATCGAAGCGGCGTTGGCTTCAATTACAAGGGCGATCACAAGATTGATTGTGATAACGACCAATGGGAGCAAATTGTTAGG CTAGATAACAATGCACGCTACATGCGTTTCAAGTCGTGGCCTCTGTTTGATGAATGGAAAGAGATTTTTGGTAAGGATCGTGCAATGGGATCTTCTGGTCGGGATTTGCAGGAGCTTTACCATGGTGTGCGCTCACATCTCAACGTGGGTAATGGGAGTCAGGAGGCTGAGTTTGAAGCTAGTGCTGATGGCCATTCTGGAACTAATACGGATAACACCACGAACTCACAAGGAATACCAGTTAACACCATGGGCTCAGGAGAAATACCAGATCAGAGTACGGGAGACAGTGACACCGGAACTCAGCTTCCCGCACAGTCAAACGGTGACACTGGAAAAAAATGTCCAAAGAAAACAGGTAACAAGCGCAAACTCGTTGATAGGGCTGATGCTTTGCTTGAATTGCTTGCTAAAGGGCAGGATGAAACCAACGCTAGGCTTGATAAGTTGGCTGGTAGGATTGGGTTTGAGTTCGATGCTAGCAAGGCAAGAAAGAAAGTGTTTGGCATGCTAGGTAATATTCAAGGCATTACTCTTGGGCAACAAATCGACGCTGCTGAATTCATCCTCAGCAAAGTCAAACATTTGGACTTGTTCAATAGCCTTCCTGAAGCTTTTCACCACACTTATGTCCTTCGTGCATTGGAGAAGATCCACCGTTAA